tcgcgcgtgcacattttcccgcgctttgtgacggctacgtgtaattacttcgagttttgattggtttactggatggtctccgtcctttttgattggccaaagtaattactttggttttggttttacgacactcattcgaaaaccgctctagagTGATACAATGTTGTATTTCATTGGGTAGTTGtttacaattggttttggttttacttctccTTGTGATTGGCTGAGTAATTGGTTTTTAAtttaattggttttggttttacgacactcaattgaaaatcgctctaactACGTAAGGTGACAATTAGGAAATTCgaaatactgtattttcgaaacgaaagacgtcatggaactggaaacttggaaaaagatttatttttcgggtatcttcaacctcctatagatgacaattcagaagaccttgctaaTTTCTCACTGTGAAACCATCTAtagtttgacaattacgtgttaCCGCAAAGCTTTGTTTATCTCGAAAACGGCGGCTTCATTAAACGCGTAAACGGGCTCAGTTGGTCGGTTAGAACAAAATACGAAAGCTACGTTAAAGTAACTGTTGTAAGAATTAAAGCCTCACCTCAGAACCGTCTTCATCATCATCTGCGAACACGGGGCACTCGAAATTTTCGTTCGTCCTCGCGAACTATCGGCAATTCATCGTACTGTTTGCGGAGTCCGAACTTTGGTACTCTTCGTATGCGGATTGGCCCCGAAGTGTATTCTATTGTTACATACTCATTTTCGGAAAAACTAACACGATGGCAATAGTGACTACGCGCCATGCGCAGTAGTGACAAAAACTACCTCGATCAAAATCCCTACTTCTGCGCCActtggtattccgagtaaacgctttaaaaaagcgtcttgttttttctaaagaggacaggaatttcttctttctgacaaatgattaattaataggccggtagccaggtttttaacctcagaaaaggatctgtttcgtcgtacgaacgtgtgaggacctgtgagccaaagggcctctgctggtatgacttctgggtgaccccttaaatggtcttaatgacccccaacttgaaaaaaaattgtctggaacggtgcacgtaccacaggcagcccagtgtaccctcaccgAGGGTCTAGTTTCTCAGAAAGCACTTATCCTTTGTGGAGTCAGTCTTGAGACCCCTATTAGGGAGCTCAAGCAACGATAACGGCGAGGGCAAAGagaacgtcagaaatttgcatatttagttgaacaaaacaatagctttgcacgttctgtacgtgcgtttttcacttttgtccatttctttgccgtcggctgcaaaacaacaacgtaaaatagccaaatttgaggccCTATGAaaaacgtcagcacttgaggataaaattttcattttctccgctaaattaagcgccgttccgaccagtgtcagttttgaggaactaccacacccttgtcatattaaaaatgttgaaatggtcacgaagtgattacaacaacgcgactttctattttgagttgacgttctcgttgccgtcgccgtcgttgcttaagctccccattATTTCTATTATACGCAAAGGCAGAAGTCCATAACCCAGAAGTGTCGATCTCTCACATAAAGGACCGtgactactaattcaaaggtatttttgccccggtttatgattatgcaggaaacgtagatcttaacaagtgttattgaaacccAAAAAGCAAATTGAAAGTAACCACGCATTTGtcaaagataattcgtgaataatatttgtaaaaagctttaaaatacaaagcaatgtatggcgttcaaATCGAAGATAAAatctctctcaaaaatgcatggtaacccccaattttctttttggataccaagagtacttaatGAGATCTAccttctccggatagttttaaaccgcgcaaaaatatcactgtatttgtaagcatcaccgatagcagaacgtatgcgtaataacaatagtaggcaccgtccttaataaaaACTCAAGTGCCATAAACTGTactgaaatttgtcaatttcttgAGACTGCATTCTGATAGTTCACACATGCGTTTCCTTTCATACATTTACATCTGCATTTGCGTTTGCGTCTCTTGTCTGAACCGCCATACGACGAAAGTGCAAAGTTCTTGTAAGACTTAGTACCATGGCCAGcagtttgaaattattttcgaGCTGTTCTACTCTGAAAGCTCGCATAGCAAGGGTTCTCGAACGAACGAGTAGCTCCGAGAAGATTGGTTGAAAGGCAATTGAGAGAACTTCAACGTGGAAAAATTTCTTCGAAGCTCCTCTTTGGTATTGGAAAGCGTGCTAAACAGTTGAAGAATTTCGCATATTATTAGCTTTCCCAGGCATTCAGATTTCTTAAAATAGAGACAATAAAATAACGAGAGCGGAAGGGAAGACCCCCAATTGGGAGTATCTCGATCAAATCAAGAGAAATATCTGACGATGCAAGCATGACAACGTAACGTACTTCCGGCGAGCCTGCAACTCGTGGAAAAACCTATTTCAACCAAAAGCATGATATCCTCGCTTTTACCGAATGAATTCACAGACAATCTGCCACATATGGATTTCCCAGTGTGACAAGACTATCGTACAGCCTGCCAACAGTGCTGCCAGATTTAACCTCCCAACGTCGTAGCGCCTCTTCAGCCGGATCCCTGAATCGCGCATCTATGTACCGAATTTGAACATGGTTTATTCCCAAATACTCGGCTAAGTCCTTCCAACTGTTATCACCTGAAAACATAAGTGAACCAAATCAAGTCAGAGGCTAAAAAGACCATTACAAGAACAAAACTAAGTAGAGGTATGTCCGGAAACAGCGTTCATTTTTTTCCGCCCCAACCGAGTTGGAAAGGTTTGGCTGAGGGGCTCATAATCGATCATCACAAGACTATCCATATGTTATGGTCACGAGCACCAGCACAGGGGAAGACGTGATGATTTTTATTctttcttgtttcatttttttttttttcctttggttgtTGACGTCACAGAAAAAGGATTTAACGAGGAAAAACAACCGCACTGCACGTGATGCAGGTTATTTATCGTCGTGAAcaaaaccatagttaataggggggactggttttgaagctcggcaaacatcaaagcaGTGAACAAAGATCCCgtgatttaggttggaaagtcgaaggccgtgcacaatcttttgttttgcaggcatacactatgcatgaattacgtagcCAACACATTTCTATTTGTTGGTttctcagtacggagtaaacaactattgtgttttgtgcacggtcaaggccaaaaaagagaacaaaaacaacagacttaactgattagagtgtaatgtgaagagctagaaatttgtcgggttcataaccattctcctctattaactatgaaaaaacaaagcaacttgTTTGGATGAATGTTTCTGCCATGTGTTTTTCTTGGTAGGGCGCGAAATGATGTCCCAAAAATACCTTTTTCAACTGCGTTGATGCTAAAAACCCACAGTGGAAGACGTACTCCATTAGTTATAGGCTCTGTCGCAGGTTAAGGGAAAAAATCCTGTGTTCAGTACAGGCGCCGTCATCTTgagtcaatagggagcttacgaaacgaggacgacgacggctacgacgacttcatttaaaaatacgagttcgcgttattcatatcactacgaaactatttcatgtcgtttcacgttaaaaatgtgtagtaaccgtcgaggaattaaactggtatgagtgggttggaagcgtagagagagaactgaaaattcatcgtcatgtgctaacgtcctccacagaaccttgaatttggtcatttcacgtcgtcatttggGAGAtggcggcaaagaaatgtaccaaaatgtaaaacgcacgtgcagggccattgtttttgctcactaaacctattgttttgtaccgtcgtcgttgccgtcggcgtcgtcgtttcgtaagctccctactgttAAGTGCTGCGGTTGCCGTATTTTTGTGACATAAAGAGCTTTgtgataataacaatagggAGACCGCAACTCGTCACTTTTactcaagatggcggcgcccttataatttgcgaaaacaagcgatTTTCAAATCCGTTTACTTCggagaaaaacgttttatttgaaaaaaattcaaacaaatttcACTGTCAGCATTATTTCCTGtggtttaaatttattttttgttggagTGGAAGTACCTTTTACACGTGGCCATGCTAATTAACTATGTTTAGGTACAACCAGGCTTTAATTAATAAAGGTAGGGTGAATTTATTAGCGTGAGCTAATTCCGTGTCCCACGAGGTTTTTCTCTGCTAATTCCAATCTTCCCCAGATTATCATGCACTTGACCAGGAAAGCGAGGGTTTGAAAGCTCCTCGCTGTTTCATGGGCAACCCCCAGAAAAGTGAATTTCACTCCAAGACACACCAGTAGGCTCAAACTGACACAATTTCTTACACAATTGCTGAACATACCAGATAATTGTTCAGTCAGTGTTTTCCGCACAGATGGAAGCATATTCCTTATATACATTTTGGGCGGCAACAAAGGACCTAAAACCAAAACATAACTTTTAAATGCCTGAAAACTTTCCAGATGTAGAGGTTGGGACAGCTTAGACTTGAGTTGGGTTATGATGCATAAAGTTGCATAATTATCACTTCGCAAGGTCGGAAATGGACAAAGGTCTTGAGATACTTTAACTAGTTTTGGATTACCTAATTGGTTATTTTATCTGACATATGTGCTTACCAGTTACACCCTTATAATCACTTAAGACCTCTCTGAGAGTCTTTACTGTATCCTTTCTGATATCATCGCTTAATACGTCTGTGAACTGGCGAATAGCATAACTTTTGTTCTGCTGTATTAGCGTCAAGGTATCTGCATGTTCATTAGCACCAATTTCTTTTATTAGTTGCTTTCTCAAAAATTCGTTTGCATGTTTTCCAAGGCCATCTATGATTTGCTTAGCTTCTTCGTCAGCCAGATCTCCAAAAAACTTCACTTTTCTGTCTTCTCTGGAGGCTGCAAAAGGTACAGGGTAGAAACAAACACGTTGATCATGTTAGtgtagcattacacttttaaacttttaccgttatgtcagttgtatTTTCGCTAACATTTTTGGTTAGTTTGAATTGATATGCTTGTAACGAATATtataatctacaaagaatcattgtattgatatatatatatatatatatatatatgtaataaggaaataacttcttgaggcatatatgtttctaatcggttttatacttcaaacgtttcgccgtttagagcttcgtcagtgaatgaagattatgagtacaagattgctttatgtaaaaaaaaaacttagtacaatggtggaatttcaaggctcattaatttgatggtgttaatctagatttagagctcgtccattgcaaccattcatgaggttctcatgcttgcggatttctagcgcttcaatgattttacgcgtgcggatgtcgtggatgttcctgtggaggattccccaagagatatctgtggaatcctccacaggaacatccacgacatccgcacgcgtaaaatcattgaagcgctagaaatccgcaagcatgagaacctcatgaatggttgcaatggacgagctctaaatctagattaacaccatcaaattaatgagccttgaaattccaccattgtactaagtttttttttttacataaagcaatcttgtactcataatcttcattcactgacgaagctctaaacggcgaaacgtttgaagtataaaaccgattagaaacacatatgcctcaagaagttatttccttattacattatctatcgaggcatggctacacctttcttcttctcatcatatatatatatatatatatatatatatatatatatatatatatatatatatatatataataataataagttaaATGCTTCGAGCCAACAGAGATGCTGCgccagaaggatccaaaaggattcAGAGTCCAAACCTCGAGAAGATAATTCAAAATTGTTATGGaaaacgaggacggacaacttggAGCGAAGGAAAATACATACagtaaaaaattctaaaaatgataaaaaattcaataaaaaacgtttcggtctgtgaCCTTTTTATACCCTACTATAAACTTTGAATTAGTTTTTTCTGAGCGCGAGCTCTACGTGCTAGACTTAACTCTATATCTTATCGAGGGTTTTATTCAGACAGACGTTTATTCAAAGCCAACGGATAGCCATCTGTACCTCCCACCATCAAGTGCTCATCCTAAACACGTTTTTAAGGCTATTCCTTATGGCGTAGCGACAAGGTTACAAAGAAACTGCTCGGAACAAATTTTTCTTGCCGAGAGAACTACTGAATACAAGGGTTATTTAGTCAATCAAGGTTACCCTTCTAAATTAGTGGATGATCAATTTCGTAAGGCCTCAACCATACCCAGAATTGATCTACTTAGGACTCGTGCCAGATctaagaagaaattatttccaTTTGTGACCACATTTAATCCAAATCTACCTGATGTAGGtcgcatcatcagcaaacaccTAGCGATTTTGGATTCCAACCCTaaattaaaagagctttttcctccaaattccatCATAGCATCCTTTCGGAGATCTAAAAACCTTAAGGGATTGTTGGCGCCATCTCGCTATGGCCCCAACACTGAACGCGGAGAGATTGTTGAGGCTAAGGGTTGTTTTAAGTGTAAAAGGACAAGATGCGATCTCTGTCGCAACTTCTTAGTTGAATCAAATTCTTTCCTAAGTTTTCAAACtggtaaaagttacaaaatacgaTCAAAACTTTCTTGTGATTCCAAGAACATTATTTATTTGGCCTCGTGCAAGAAATGTCGCCTGCAATACATTGGTTCTACAACAACTGACTTCAGAGTTAGATTTCGCAACCATAAGTCTGCTATGGTCACTAAGAAAAAGACTTGTGAGGTAGCggtacatttcaacaaaacaccacatgatttaagcgacttctcatttCAATGTATTGATCAAGTGCAGGAAACTGTCAACAACTCATGCAGCATCGAGAAACTCCTTATCACTAAAGAGGCATATTGGAGtgcacagttgttttctttggcaccttttggcttgaataggcgtcaggaatttcactcgaaaaaaagaataaactacAATTGACGTGGAGATCACATGTAAATTGGGCGGAGGCCCCCAGGGGCTCTGATTAGGAATTATGTTTTATCTCtcgccatttcatttttaacgctGGTTCATTACGCTGGCTCCTTTGCATTCTCAGTGGACTCGACcgccttttcttttctcttttcattttatttgtatgtttgtattcttttattttatctttcgatTTGGTTTTCCCCGTGGGTTTGTTTCGTATAGTCATCGTTTTCACGCGTAGTGATTACCGATTGTTcatcacttgttaattttttgcgaatatatgttatcacgccctgttatataatcatctttgtaatgttttgtcaTCTTTTATATTGTGAACTTATTTGAGGAAATTGTGATTTACCATTCActtgcactgcaactgatgaaggtcacagaccgaaacgttttttattgaattttttatcatttttagaattttttactGTATGTATTTTCCTTCgctcgaagttgtccgtcctcgttttccataacaattttgaactatatatatatatatatatatatatatttagctctttggcatttcaaagcttttgctttcatgtccaaattgagcattCTACAAGGATGAGTCACTGCcactagcaattgcgcatgctcactagctcgctagtttgagcactctggcatggcttgggtgtaccacatgtgtgggacatctggggtgggtTTATAggttaacctccatcctagatatcagcactgcactgatgaggcccagaaggccgaaacagtactgtctgcagttcgttatatatatatatatatacttcttgaacttgaatagaataaatttagagagcgctcaactctgagaggagcagtgataataatgatcaatggtagcaaaatttcagttcatcgttttattgcaataaaacgatgaactgaaattttgctaccattgatcattattatatatatatatattgcgcatgctcactagctcgctagtttgagcactctggcatggcttagatgtaccacatgtgtgggacatttggggtggtttTATAAGcctaacctccatcccagacatcagcactgcactgatgaggcccagaaggccgaaacagtactgtctgcagttcgttatatatatatatatatacttcttgaacttgaatagaataaatttagagagcgctcaactctgagaggagcagtgataataatgatcaatggtagcaaaatttcagttcatcgttttattgcaataaaacgatgaactgaaattttgctaccattgatcattattatatatatatatatattatatgactagctccgtgagcgggcaagatgaaccaaatcgcgcgctctgattggctacccgagcgggcaagatggagcgatactgcccgctcgggatttctcgcttggtcccgcaagatcaaagatcattttttggtgttttaagtcacataataaatcctttattgaccaagattgttcggtcaagatgactggatattggccaagttctttttttgcgtgtttatggacctcgacttcgtctcggtccataaacacgcaaaaaaagaacttggccaatatccagtcatcttgacctcacgcttggtcaataacccatacatatatATACGGATTATCTTGTAATATCTTAATTTTAACTCACTATGGCTGGTCATGATGTCGAAACAttgaaacatgttccttaaactcacaagtgtggttgtatttttgaaaatattagtAAAATCAGCcttgtaattgtaattagagGGACCTGATTGAACGAAATCATCTGGCGTTGATAAAATTCATTCATTGTTACTCTCCTTAGCtgcaaaggaactttattacCTTTTGACGTTCATCATAAATTTGTCTATTAAACGAGGTACTTTCCGGCTGAGAGTTTAAAGATTGCAAAGGTTAAGCAAGGATCTCGTGCATCCTGCAACATTTATAGACCTATTTCTGTTCTTTCTGCTCGgagtaaaatatttggaaaatgCATCTTAAATCAAGCAACAAAGTTTTGAATGTCTGAGCGACGAAAGCCTGAGCGATGTCTCGACTTCGAACCGAAAGAGAAAGGGCAAAGAAGCCAGGGAGAGAGAGTGAGCTTTTCTTCCCTTCGTTTTATCCAAGGCCTGGTCTTTCCTCTTTTGGTAGCCACGATGGGCTTATCTTCCAGCATATCCAACAGAGCAACAGCGGCTAAGCAGCTTTTTGCTAAAACCATTTGGTCCAACCAACATGGCAAGAGATTGTTccatgtttttgttatggaaatgcGAGTCATAAGGTCAGTGATAAACGTTGCCCTGCTAGAAGAAAACGGTGCAGGAAGTGTAATGGTAGAGGACACTTCGAAAGAATGTGTAAAACTAAACCGAACACCGAAGATGGGAGAAGAAACGGGGGCTGGGATCATAGTGTAAGGCATGCAGAAGTTGAAGATGATGAGAAAAGTGACAGAGTGTAAGTTCTTTGTATTCCGGGTGATCAAGATGGTTTAGATGATGACAgagtttttttgtgaaaatggTGTGGATCGTCAGTTGTGGGAgcatttgaaagccaaaaatgCCCAATGTGCGTTGAGCAAGACCTTGAAGAAGCTGTATTCATATGGAAGTAAGCAGCCAATACAAGTTGCAGGCACTTTTATCTCCGATGTATCTGGTCGAATTTGAGAGAGAGATTGATGGAAGGACACGCCTCTTAGGACGGGACACCATTATTGCCTTAGATGTGTTGAGGTTGGGCCCTCAGATTAATTCTCTGCAGTCATCAtctacacagaacggaaacaAGTCACCCAGCATTCTGGACAAGTTTCCAAGAAGTTGTGAAGGCATTGGAAAAGACCTTCAGCTAAAGATCCCCACTGATCCAAGGTACAACCTGTAGCACAACGAATTAGACAAGTTCCCTACCACATGTGAGATAAGCTAGTCCCCAAAATTGGAtgaacttgttaaactttacATCATCGAGAAAGTGAGTGGCCCAAGTTCACCGGTATCACCAGGGTGGATATGAGACAAGCCAACCTTGGTAGTGAAAGAAGAGCGGAATCCCATACCCACCATTGATGAATTACTGCAAGATTTGAAGCAAAGAAATTAAGTTCTTCAGCAAGCTTGATCTGAATTCTGCATACCATCAGATTGAGTTAGCACGTCGCCACATTTGGTAAACATAGCAGATTGTACCGTTACAAGTGACTTATGTTTGGAATAGCTATAATCAATTGACGAGTTGAAGAAACCTTGTCCAGTTCACCAACAACTGTAATCGCCAATGCAAGCCCGGTTGGTTTAGGAGCTGTGTTAGTCCAACAGCTGGGAGACGAGCTGTGAGTTATCAGCTATGTTAGCCAGATCTTGACTTATACAGAACGCTGCTACCCACAGACTGAAAAGGAAGCTTTAGCCATTTAACGGTCATGTGAAAGATTTCATGCCTATTTCTACGGTGCTGAATTTGAGCTACTAACTGACCATATGTTACAACGAGAAGAAGGAGAAAAGGGAAGTGTATGCAGACTGCAAAAGAAAGGCAGAGATGAATAACCCAACAGTAACTAAATCACCAGACATTTCAGGGCAGAATGATTCCATCTTTACCTCACGTCCTTCCAGGAATAGAGGAATGCCCTCTGCATCCCAGTCCTCTGCgcacattactaaacaacgaaaaagcgaaacgaagcaccaaaacaccatgtgcgaccccaccatacattgaatactagccgacaaaggttggatttcaGATGAAACataggcctaattaagcctaaaaCGTTactgctcctaatctcagtcttaatgtGAATCCGTACTACCGATTTGGTGTTAGAATGTTCTGATACTGTTacgttaaaaatttgtgaaaaacaaagttaactCGCTgataggcattttctgttttggtcacgtgatttaccaaatatggttgtgagtcgagcCAGACAAAGAAATCTTTAATACAACACACTTAGtgaaaaaggataactgtagagttaaaggtaCTCGAGAAAAGACCATTTGAAGgagtgcatagcaacggtttggtatTTAAGAGCCAAGCCCCTTAAGAGCTGTAATTTTAAGGcttcaatcaatcaaccaaccAATCTATCTGTCTGTCTTTCTGTCTATCTATACAGTTAGTTCTGTAATGATTGTAAAGCGATGTAGAGCAAAAGGAGAAGGGGGAGGAACTTGGTCTATTGGGATATGTCAAGGCAAGTGACGAGCGGATGTTGAAGGTTGTTGGACAGACGTTGGTTGTAAGAGAAATGAAGAAGGAGTACAAGAAGCAGGTGGAGAAGACAAGGAAGGAGACGTTTCGGGAGAAGGGGAGAAGAAGTCGCATGGGACGTGATGAGAAGTTGTGGCAGTGGCTTAGAGCTGGGTATTTGGAGAAGAGTACGGAGGAGTATGTTT
The sequence above is a segment of the Montipora foliosa isolate CH-2021 chromosome 2, ASM3666993v2, whole genome shotgun sequence genome. Coding sequences within it:
- the LOC137984411 gene encoding doublesex- and mab-3-related transcription factor A2-like codes for the protein MALKSPYGKWSIKWKDCKCEKCILISERRKIMAAQSQVPTNKDAPEPAQMDDVDATVKSTEEPETSSSGAPAHGHTPQSNKPSSTRNHQNSGEATPSNSSTAKICPNDAERATSVAPQSNTQIDSDVPFQSNGSSDVSSTSITDTGQSSEALQNEATVNDFNQISASREDRKVKFFGDLADEEAKQIIDGLGKHANEFLRKQLIKEIGANEHADTLTLIQQNKSYAIRQFTDVLSDDIRKDTVKTLREVLSDYKGVTGPLLPPKMYIRNMLPSVRKTLTEQLSGDNSWKDLAEYLGINHVQIRYIDARFRDPAEEALRRWEVKSGSTVGRLYDSLVTLGNPYVADCL